From the Candidatus Methanosuratincola sp. genome, one window contains:
- a CDS encoding CBS domain-containing protein has product MGCYPAASIARHPPAVVLSENASVGGAIKQMDQKSVRHALVSEDGIRLQGIVSAKDLLNLLGGGEKFASVQAVAGKSVQTLLNSPILPIVNRRPILGRVSSPLPELMSTMARHDIGMLPLINEDGTIWGVLSERHLFKLFEAQQMFVRVSEIMSTPLITLDIRTSLLDAMKVMIKNDIRRVLVTKGLDVWGIVTVKDVMRFLASPYVDALVEKGLSDYLLNVNISKIATANPKTVDPDLDLCDAVKVMNTYNIGSLIVVSDGKPIGMLTERDFLLKLPKLRGVEFMTDITRNRVLVGRIHF; this is encoded by the coding sequence ATGGGCTGTTACCCTGCAGCTTCGATCGCACGACACCCGCCAGCAGTTGTGCTCTCCGAGAACGCTTCTGTTGGCGGAGCCATCAAACAAATGGATCAGAAGAGCGTAAGGCACGCCTTAGTCTCTGAGGACGGTATTAGGCTGCAAGGGATAGTTTCGGCAAAGGATCTTCTGAACCTCCTCGGCGGAGGGGAGAAGTTTGCTTCTGTCCAAGCTGTTGCGGGAAAGAGCGTCCAGACCCTGCTCAACTCCCCAATCTTACCAATAGTCAATAGGAGACCGATCCTCGGTAGGGTTTCATCCCCGCTCCCCGAGCTGATGTCCACAATGGCCAGACATGATATAGGGATGCTCCCACTCATAAACGAGGACGGCACGATATGGGGCGTGCTTTCGGAGCGGCATCTCTTTAAGCTCTTTGAGGCTCAGCAGATGTTCGTCAGGGTCTCAGAGATAATGTCAACCCCCCTAATTACGCTGGATATCAGGACAAGCCTCTTGGACGCAATGAAGGTGATGATCAAAAACGACATCAGGCGTGTCCTAGTGACGAAAGGGTTGGACGTCTGGGGCATCGTTACTGTAAAGGATGTCATGAGATTCCTCGCGAGCCCCTACGTCGATGCCCTCGTCGAGAAAGGGCTGTCTGATTACCTGCTAAATGTGAACATATCAAAGATCGCGACAGCCAACCCAAAGACGGTGGATCCGGATCTCGACCTCTGCGATGCCGTGAAGGTCATGAACACATACAACATAGGGTCCCTGATCGTTGTCTCAGACGGCAAGCCGATCGGGATGCTGACCGAGCGGGACTTTCTGCTGAAGTTGCCCAAGCTGAGAGGCGTCGAGTTCATGACCGATATTACCCGTAACCGCGTTCTCGTCGGCAGGATCCATTTCTAA
- a CDS encoding DUF2117 domain-containing protein, which produces MEDLFLVIYDIEAKRDPHGIRIRLVRTLRRSGALQIQRSVWIMETPTPDLLRILDEFRRAGGKIKLSEWLPRSIGEIAPTAKGMKKLFLAVIGAEPLIEKWHIKIGQLFEKMGYTVEVKPVSESAMVEYSKLSGERLDFSSREKTTSRLLDELVLDDLDALVILNSGRTSQSGITYVAQTLTKTKVLRSMTSLPVLQIESPGKPDSAAIIWNDSGRALAEEVAKELVIPAITPSLEIRKVTVNGEREIRQIQYAEIGDRIIVNGKEVGECLSEKVYLIAEGGRIVDIMGGRLFMKGRKLKVDSLENAMIKTVPKEIWRDK; this is translated from the coding sequence GTGGAAGACTTGTTCCTAGTGATCTATGATATCGAGGCTAAAAGAGACCCGCATGGCATAAGGATAAGGCTGGTCAGGACATTGAGGAGATCCGGGGCACTCCAGATACAGAGATCAGTGTGGATAATGGAGACGCCGACACCAGATCTGCTCAGGATTCTTGACGAATTCAGGAGGGCTGGCGGGAAGATAAAGCTGTCAGAATGGCTTCCGAGATCCATCGGGGAGATCGCTCCGACAGCAAAGGGTATGAAGAAGCTATTCCTAGCCGTCATCGGAGCTGAACCGCTCATCGAGAAGTGGCATATAAAGATAGGCCAGCTCTTCGAAAAGATGGGCTATACGGTCGAGGTGAAGCCTGTAAGCGAGAGCGCTATGGTTGAATATTCGAAGCTTTCCGGCGAGAGGCTGGACTTTTCGTCAAGAGAAAAGACAACGAGCAGACTGCTTGACGAGCTTGTTTTGGACGATCTCGATGCCCTTGTGATCCTGAACAGCGGGAGGACCTCCCAGAGTGGCATTACCTATGTTGCGCAGACGCTTACCAAAACAAAGGTCTTGAGAAGCATGACTTCGCTCCCGGTGCTTCAGATCGAGAGCCCCGGAAAGCCAGACTCGGCTGCAATCATCTGGAATGACTCTGGCAGAGCCTTGGCGGAGGAGGTTGCAAAGGAATTGGTGATACCGGCGATTACACCCAGCCTAGAGATCAGGAAGGTCACAGTCAACGGTGAGAGGGAGATAAGACAGATTCAGTACGCAGAGATCGGAGACCGAATAATCGTCAATGGCAAAGAGGTGGGAGAGTGCCTGTCAGAAAAGGTATACCTCATTGCAGAGGGAGGAAGGATCGTCGACATAATGGGCGGGCGGCTCTTCATGAAGGGCAGAAAACTGAAAGTAGATTCGCTGGAAAATGCAATGATAAAGACTGTACCGAAGGAGATATGGAGAGATAAATAG
- a CDS encoding AAA family ATPase, with translation MPYEVQRSPVGSVLIGAAALVSFYSISYYTLPVAVLLSTAVGVLSYFRPKVTPLFVLGSLAIPSAEIVLSSPMSPGGVPYQGLLIAVLFLVAFVGCLVDWLGSLAGLFLGMAVGVSFSTALVLPAIAVFSALKSGRAGASVLILYSAFGTYFLYGQYLGYTLPAGYALEVFFPSISDLSSLYFPSLLMGVFLGPGWQDGLSSSSSARYFFELTPLYFASIGSVIILVSAYGRKFFNLLGLNAHLTRVVAAAVGTVIGGFLILGSPEEIAVSALFSIAATFAFLAFRPVFRPRPQLSSSGLIDLFSRSPIYDAKGGSGAIGGNPKSSDLRYCWENTKGLDHIKGELLRSVALPIKYKKEATRFGVKPARGILLYGPPGTGKTTLLRGLASQLGVRYYEVSLSELLSKWYGESERKISELFSNARENAPCLLAINDIDSIGKDRTMYKSDDVTPRLMNVLLSELDAINQKNVDVIVVATTNKPQLLDRALIRPGRFDKIIYVGPPDKDSRKEIFKCYLEGRPVYPGIDYDRLAELSERFTGADIEAVVNKIFSSAFYEGLKDGKSSPISQEALEDAIRGTRPSVDYSMLEEYERFRVEFERDRRVTKSWESGIPEVTFDDIGDLDGVKAELREAFELPIRRPDLMERLRVRGVKGVLLYGPPGCGKTLLAKAVANEVKANFFPVSGAELSRGNIHEAAAKINDIFRRARDNAPAIVFIDEIDQIAPDRSNAAGAQFVPVTTQLLSELDGLQDLKGVMVLAATNRHESIDPALLRPGRIEKHIHVKPPDEKARAEIIRVHLRDAPVGSSVVVEEISKLTEGFSGAGLQELVNEAKKSLIRATLKGEVRDVLEMEDFLDALRRMKESSIVDK, from the coding sequence ATGCCGTACGAGGTGCAGAGGTCTCCTGTTGGCTCTGTCTTGATAGGCGCAGCTGCCCTGGTTTCCTTCTATTCCATCTCTTACTACACGCTGCCAGTGGCAGTACTTCTCTCCACTGCCGTCGGAGTGCTGTCGTATTTCAGGCCAAAGGTCACCCCGTTGTTCGTACTCGGTTCGCTGGCGATCCCCTCAGCTGAAATCGTGCTTTCATCGCCGATGAGCCCCGGCGGAGTCCCGTACCAGGGCCTCCTCATAGCAGTGCTTTTTCTGGTTGCTTTCGTAGGGTGCCTGGTCGACTGGCTCGGCTCCCTAGCAGGGCTCTTCTTGGGGATGGCTGTGGGCGTCAGCTTCAGCACTGCTCTCGTCCTGCCGGCTATAGCGGTCTTTAGCGCACTGAAGTCGGGGCGGGCCGGCGCATCTGTGCTAATACTGTATTCTGCATTCGGGACCTACTTCCTGTACGGGCAGTATCTCGGTTACACCCTCCCGGCTGGCTATGCCTTGGAGGTTTTCTTCCCAAGCATCTCTGACCTCTCATCACTCTATTTTCCTTCACTGCTGATGGGGGTCTTCCTTGGGCCTGGCTGGCAAGACGGGCTCTCTTCCTCTTCATCCGCAAGGTACTTCTTTGAGCTGACTCCTCTCTATTTCGCGAGCATAGGTTCGGTTATCATCCTTGTCTCCGCCTATGGCAGGAAGTTCTTCAACCTCCTGGGCCTTAACGCCCATCTGACAAGGGTGGTTGCGGCTGCAGTAGGCACGGTCATTGGCGGCTTTCTGATCCTCGGCTCACCGGAGGAGATCGCAGTATCCGCGCTCTTCTCCATTGCCGCGACATTTGCCTTCCTGGCGTTTAGGCCGGTCTTTAGGCCGAGGCCGCAGCTCAGTTCGAGCGGCTTGATCGATCTCTTCTCGAGGTCGCCGATCTACGATGCCAAAGGCGGTTCGGGGGCGATTGGAGGGAATCCAAAGTCATCGGACCTCAGGTACTGCTGGGAGAACACAAAGGGCTTGGATCACATAAAGGGCGAGTTGCTCCGCAGCGTCGCCCTCCCGATCAAGTACAAAAAGGAGGCAACCCGATTCGGCGTCAAGCCCGCAAGAGGCATCCTCCTGTACGGGCCGCCAGGCACGGGGAAGACCACGCTCCTGCGCGGCTTGGCTTCCCAGCTGGGAGTCAGGTACTACGAGGTAAGCCTCAGCGAATTGCTTTCAAAGTGGTATGGCGAGAGCGAGCGCAAGATCAGCGAGCTCTTCAGTAACGCGCGCGAGAATGCCCCTTGCCTCCTCGCCATAAACGACATCGACTCGATAGGCAAGGACCGCACGATGTACAAGAGCGATGACGTGACCCCGCGCCTCATGAACGTACTGCTCTCGGAGCTCGATGCAATAAACCAGAAAAATGTTGACGTGATAGTGGTGGCGACTACAAACAAGCCCCAGCTGCTCGACAGGGCGTTGATCAGGCCCGGCAGGTTCGACAAGATAATCTACGTAGGCCCTCCTGACAAGGACTCGAGGAAGGAGATCTTCAAGTGCTACCTCGAGGGGAGGCCGGTCTATCCTGGGATCGACTACGACCGGTTGGCGGAGCTCTCCGAGCGCTTCACTGGCGCAGACATCGAGGCCGTGGTAAACAAGATATTCTCGTCCGCCTTCTACGAAGGCCTCAAGGACGGCAAGTCGTCCCCCATCTCGCAGGAGGCCCTCGAGGACGCGATAAGGGGCACGAGGCCTTCAGTAGACTATTCTATGCTCGAGGAGTATGAGCGTTTCAGGGTCGAATTCGAACGTGACCGGCGTGTTACAAAAAGCTGGGAATCCGGCATCCCTGAAGTCACCTTCGACGATATAGGAGACCTGGATGGCGTAAAGGCTGAACTAAGGGAGGCTTTCGAGCTCCCGATAAGGCGACCTGACTTGATGGAACGGCTCAGAGTGAGGGGGGTGAAAGGGGTGTTGCTCTATGGCCCGCCGGGTTGCGGGAAGACGCTCCTGGCAAAGGCGGTGGCAAACGAAGTCAAGGCGAACTTCTTCCCCGTGAGCGGGGCTGAGCTTTCCAGGGGGAACATACACGAGGCAGCCGCCAAGATAAACGATATATTCAGAAGGGCAAGGGACAATGCGCCAGCGATAGTCTTCATCGACGAGATTGATCAGATCGCCCCTGACCGCAGTAATGCCGCCGGAGCCCAGTTTGTCCCGGTGACGACCCAGCTGCTATCTGAGCTAGACGGGCTCCAAGATCTCAAGGGCGTGATGGTGCTCGCAGCAACTAACAGGCACGAGTCAATAGATCCTGCTCTACTCAGGCCCGGCAGGATCGAGAAGCACATACACGTGAAGCCTCCTGACGAGAAGGCCAGAGCCGAGATCATAAGGGTCCACCTCAGGGACGCCCCGGTCGGATCAAGCGTAGTAGTCGAGGAGATATCAAAACTGACTGAGGGATTCTCCGGCGCCGGTCTCCAGGAACTCGTCAACGAGGCTAAGAAATCCCTCATCAGGGCTACGCTGAAGGGCGAGGTCCGTGATGTGCTCGAGATGGAGGACTTTCTCGATGCACTGAGGAGGATGAAAGAGTCTTCGATCGTTGACAAATGA